Proteins from a single region of Pirellulales bacterium:
- a CDS encoding chemotaxis protein CheX, translated as MSTVAAESVTRLTVDPNLLRAVTDSVSNALTMCNARARCVGISSVPPVDGGDVTGMIGIHGKVSGFVTVNVGNRCAVRLVEGLLQDQFGALSPQVIDGMGEITNIIVGGIKSAMSSTDRAFSHITVPSVIVGRGYQIAYAKGLDFLCVAFEHHDPESLVLQDRLLQVSLSMLRL; from the coding sequence ATGTCGACCGTCGCCGCCGAATCGGTCACCCGACTGACCGTAGATCCGAATCTATTGCGCGCGGTGACCGACTCGGTATCGAATGCGCTGACGATGTGCAACGCACGTGCACGCTGCGTGGGCATCTCTTCGGTACCGCCGGTCGACGGCGGTGACGTGACGGGGATGATCGGCATTCACGGCAAGGTGTCCGGGTTCGTGACCGTGAACGTCGGCAACCGTTGCGCCGTGCGGCTGGTCGAAGGCCTGTTGCAGGACCAGTTCGGCGCCCTGTCTCCACAGGTGATCGACGGCATGGGCGAGATCACCAACATCATCGTGGGCGGCATCAAGAGCGCCATGTCGAGCACCGATCGCGCGTTCTCGCATATCACCGTGCCCAGCGTGATCGTGGGGCGGGGCTATCAAATCGCCTATGCCAAAGGGCTTGATTTCTTGTGCGTGGCCTTCGAGCACCACGATCCCGAATCGCTCGTGCTGCAGGACCGGCTGCTGCAAGTCAGCCTGTCGATGCTGCGGCTGTAA
- a CDS encoding Gfo/Idh/MocA family oxidoreductase: MLKQTRVAVIGSTGRGDYGHGLDVVWQQVPDVEIVGVADDNKQGLAEAAKRLGVQAAFADYRELLDKTKPEVVSIAPRWVDRHAEMVQAACERGIHVYLEKPFCRSLEEADAMVAACERSHVKLAIAHQTRYSPKLAVVRKLIAEGKLGRLLEIRARGKEDARGGAEDLWVLGTHVLDLTRALAGDPQWCQGAVTVAGKPLAASDLVEGNEGLGPLAGDVVCAMYGLPEGVTAYFNSQRNAAGRPARFGIQVLGTAGALVMGTGYLPKVAFLGDPGWGFGPKDPRWQEVSTAGIGKPEPLPDGSLPAGNVLAVKDLLAAIAEDRQPQSSVYDARAAIEMIVAVFESQRLGGRVSFPLANRKSPLTMLAG, from the coding sequence ATGTTGAAGCAGACGCGCGTGGCCGTGATCGGCAGCACCGGGCGCGGCGACTATGGTCATGGCCTGGACGTCGTCTGGCAGCAAGTGCCCGACGTGGAAATCGTCGGTGTGGCCGACGACAACAAGCAGGGCCTGGCCGAGGCGGCCAAGCGGCTGGGCGTCCAAGCAGCTTTTGCCGATTACCGCGAGCTGCTCGACAAAACGAAGCCCGAGGTCGTGAGCATTGCGCCCCGCTGGGTCGATCGGCATGCGGAGATGGTCCAGGCGGCCTGCGAGCGCGGCATTCACGTTTACCTTGAAAAGCCCTTTTGCCGCTCGCTGGAAGAAGCCGATGCAATGGTCGCGGCGTGCGAGCGATCACACGTCAAACTGGCGATTGCCCACCAGACACGCTACAGCCCGAAGCTCGCCGTGGTGCGCAAGCTGATTGCCGAAGGCAAGCTGGGGCGGCTGCTCGAGATTCGTGCCCGCGGCAAAGAGGACGCTCGCGGCGGCGCGGAGGATCTCTGGGTGCTGGGGACGCACGTACTCGATTTGACCCGCGCGCTGGCGGGCGACCCGCAGTGGTGCCAAGGCGCCGTGACGGTCGCCGGCAAGCCGCTGGCGGCAAGCGACCTGGTCGAAGGCAACGAAGGGCTGGGTCCCCTGGCCGGCGATGTCGTTTGTGCCATGTACGGATTGCCCGAGGGGGTGACCGCGTATTTCAACTCGCAACGCAATGCCGCCGGGCGGCCCGCGCGCTTCGGCATCCAGGTGCTTGGCACTGCCGGCGCCCTGGTGATGGGCACCGGCTATCTGCCGAAGGTGGCTTTCCTGGGTGATCCAGGTTGGGGATTCGGCCCCAAGGATCCGCGTTGGCAAGAAGTGAGCACGGCGGGGATCGGCAAGCCCGAACCGCTGCCCGACGGCAGTCTGCCGGCCGGAAACGTGCTGGCCGTCAAAGACCTGCTCGCTGCGATTGCCGAAGATCGGCAACCCCAAAGCAGCGTTTACGACGCTCGGGCGGCCATTGAGATGATCGTGGCGGTATTCGAATCGCAGCGTCTGGGCGGCCGGGTATCGTTCCCCTTGGCCAATCGCAAAAGCCCGCTGACGATGCTCGCCGGGTGA